A DNA window from Micromonospora sp. NBC_01739 contains the following coding sequences:
- a CDS encoding response regulator transcription factor, whose amino-acid sequence MRIVIAEDDALLREGLALLLRAEGLDVVATTDSPTTFLSAVDTHRPEVAIVDVRMPPTHTDEGIVAAVEARRRHPGLAVLVLSAYVEQAFATDLLAAGAVRLGYLLKERVGRVEEFLGALHRVAEGGTAIDPEVVSQLFARSRPDSTLSLLSAREREVLALMAEGLGNTAIAERLFVTEGAVHKHIRNIFAKLGLAPDDSADRRVTAVLRYLKDTQGRV is encoded by the coding sequence GTGCGGATCGTGATCGCCGAGGACGACGCCCTGCTGCGCGAGGGGCTGGCCCTGCTGCTGCGGGCCGAGGGCCTGGACGTGGTGGCCACCACGGACTCCCCGACCACCTTCCTGTCCGCGGTGGACACCCATCGGCCGGAGGTGGCGATCGTCGACGTGCGGATGCCCCCCACCCACACCGACGAGGGGATCGTGGCCGCCGTCGAGGCCCGGCGTCGGCACCCCGGCCTGGCGGTGCTGGTCCTGTCGGCGTACGTCGAGCAGGCCTTCGCCACCGACCTGCTGGCCGCCGGCGCGGTACGGCTGGGTTACCTGCTCAAGGAACGGGTGGGTCGGGTCGAGGAGTTCCTCGGCGCGCTGCACCGGGTAGCCGAGGGCGGTACGGCGATCGACCCCGAGGTGGTCAGCCAACTCTTCGCCCGCAGCCGCCCGGACAGCACCCTCAGCCTGCTGAGCGCCCGGGAACGGGAGGTGCTCGCGCTGATGGCCGAAGGGCTGGGCAACACCGCGATCGCGGAACGGCTGTTCGTCACCGAAGGGGCCGTGCACAAGCACATCCGCAACATCTTCGCCAAGCTCGGCCTGGCCCCGGACGACTCGGCCGACCGTCGGGTGACCGCCGTCCTGCGGTACCTCAAGGACACCCAGGGCCGCGTTTAG